Sequence from the Acidimicrobiia bacterium genome:
ACGTTCATGATCGTGTCGGGCGGCGTGAACATCTATCCGCAGGAGGCGGAGAACCTGCTCGTCGACCATCCGAAGGTGTTCGACGTCGCGGTGTTCGGCGTGCCGAACGAGGAGATGGGCGAAGAAGTGAAGGCGGTCGTCCAGCCGATCGATTGGGACTCGGTCGGTCCCGACCTCGAACGCGAGCTGCTCGAGTACTGCCGCGAGCACCTCGCGCACTACAAGTGCCCGCGCACGGTCGACTTCGAGCGCGAGCTGCCGCGTCAGGAGACGGGCAAGCTCTACAAGCGGTTGTTGCGCGATCGG
This genomic interval carries:
- a CDS encoding acyl-CoA synthetase; translation: PIHIVDETTGERLPPGEVGVVWFEPLPNRGGFEYHKDQEKTRDSFNDRGWSTVGDMGYLDADGYLYLTDRKTFMIVSGGVNIYPQEAENLLVDHPKVFDVAVFGVPNEEMGEEVKAVVQPIDWDSVGPDLERELLEYCREHLAHYKCPRTVDFERELPRQETGKLYKRLLRDRYWGARDTRIV